One window of the Eucalyptus grandis isolate ANBG69807.140 chromosome 8, ASM1654582v1, whole genome shotgun sequence genome contains the following:
- the LOC120287364 gene encoding acetyltransferase At1g77540-like, translated as MAATTTTGGGTSGEGPKMVWNQPQQRFETEDKKAYLRYALRDGGRVMDIVHTFVPPSKRGLGLASHLCVSAFRHAKTNSMSVVPTCSYVSVRSRNLLCPLFLFLDVSPCYAREPFDEIDLTMDLGFCHFFGVA; from the coding sequence atggcggcGACCACCACCACCGGAGGCGGAACCTCCGGCGAGGGCCCGAAGATGGTGTGGAACCAGCCGCAGCAGAGGTTCGAGACGGAGGACAAGAAGGCCTACCTCCGGTACGCGCTCCGCGACGGGGGCAGGGTGATGGACATCGTCCACACCTTCGTCCCGCCCTCGAAGCGGGGCCTGGGCTTGGCCTCCCACCTCTGCGTCTCCGCATTCCGACACGCCAAGACCAACTCCATGTCCGTCGTCCCTACCTGCTCTTACGTCTCGGTCCGTTCTCGAAACCTTCTTTGTCCTCTCTTTCTGTTTCTGGACGTGTCTCCTTGTTATGCCCGCGAACCGTTTGATGAAATTGATCTGACGATGGACCTGGGTTTTTGTCATTTCTTTGGTGTTGCTTAG